In the Pseudolabrys taiwanensis genome, one interval contains:
- a CDS encoding helicase HerA-like domain-containing protein gives MKVQAMADVYQDDKIFVGKSGKPEYLTLKFGNRHGLVTGATGTGKTVTLQVLAEGFSRAGVPVFAADIKGDLSGIAAVGEARDFLVKRATDIGIKYQVDEFPVVFWDLFGEQGHPIRASVFEMGPLLLSRMLDLNDVQEGVMNVAFRFADDDPQLGQADSKGLVDLKDLRELLSYLSKNGKEIGAKYGNVAQATVGAVQRQLLVLENQGGGKFFGEPALNIADLMRTDRDGRGIVNILAADKLMANPRLYATFLLWLMSEMFEQLPEVGDLDKPKLVFFFDEAHLLFDDAPKALLDKIEQVVRLIRSKGVGIYFVTQNPLDVPDKVLAQLGNRVQHALRAFTPRDQKAVRAAAETFRPNPKLDTAQVITELGKGEALVSFLEGNGTPSMVERTLIAPPSARIGPVTVDERKAIVAKSPIRGKYDQTIDPDSAYEILQRRVQEGASVPDKQAGPWGGGSVPRTGRGPAPAPEAPPASGSSWTDVLGGILGGGGSSGTRRGRMTTSEVVVKQVARSVASQVGSQIGRAIVRGVLGGLGGGRR, from the coding sequence ATGAAGGTGCAGGCGATGGCGGACGTTTACCAGGACGACAAGATCTTCGTCGGCAAGAGCGGCAAGCCCGAATATCTCACGCTCAAGTTCGGCAACCGGCACGGCCTCGTGACCGGCGCCACGGGCACCGGCAAGACCGTGACGCTGCAGGTGCTGGCGGAGGGGTTCTCGCGCGCCGGCGTGCCGGTCTTCGCCGCCGACATCAAAGGGGATCTGTCCGGCATTGCCGCCGTCGGCGAGGCGAGGGACTTCCTGGTCAAGCGCGCGACCGATATCGGCATCAAGTATCAGGTCGACGAATTCCCGGTCGTGTTCTGGGACCTGTTCGGCGAGCAGGGACATCCCATCCGCGCCAGCGTGTTCGAGATGGGGCCGCTGCTGCTGTCGCGTATGCTCGATCTCAACGACGTGCAGGAAGGCGTGATGAACGTCGCCTTCCGCTTCGCGGACGACGATCCGCAGCTCGGCCAGGCCGACTCCAAGGGGCTGGTCGACCTGAAGGATCTGCGCGAACTCCTGTCGTATCTATCGAAGAACGGCAAGGAGATCGGCGCCAAATACGGCAACGTCGCGCAGGCGACGGTCGGCGCGGTGCAGCGGCAGTTGCTGGTGCTGGAGAATCAGGGCGGCGGCAAGTTCTTCGGCGAGCCGGCGCTCAACATCGCGGATCTGATGCGCACCGACCGCGACGGCCGCGGCATCGTCAACATCCTCGCCGCCGACAAGCTGATGGCGAATCCGCGGCTCTACGCGACCTTCCTGCTCTGGCTGATGTCGGAGATGTTCGAGCAGTTGCCTGAGGTCGGCGATCTCGACAAGCCGAAGCTCGTGTTCTTCTTCGACGAGGCGCATTTGCTGTTCGACGATGCGCCCAAGGCGCTGCTCGACAAGATCGAGCAGGTCGTGCGCTTGATCCGCTCCAAGGGCGTCGGCATTTACTTCGTCACGCAGAACCCGCTCGACGTGCCGGACAAGGTGCTGGCGCAGCTCGGCAACCGCGTGCAGCACGCGCTGCGCGCCTTCACGCCGCGCGATCAGAAGGCGGTGCGGGCGGCGGCGGAAACGTTCCGGCCCAATCCAAAGCTCGACACGGCGCAGGTCATCACCGAGCTCGGCAAGGGCGAGGCGCTGGTCTCGTTCCTGGAAGGCAACGGCACGCCGTCGATGGTCGAGCGCACGCTGATTGCGCCGCCGTCCGCCCGCATCGGGCCGGTGACGGTGGACGAGCGCAAGGCGATCGTCGCCAAGAGCCCGATCCGCGGCAAATACGACCAGACCATCGATCCGGACTCCGCCTACGAGATTTTGCAGCGGCGGGTGCAAGAAGGCGCCTCGGTGCCGGACAAGCAAGCTGGGCCATGGGGTGGGGGCTCGGTGCCGCGCACGGGACGCGGGCCGGCACCCGCGCCGGAGGCGCCGCCGGCGAGCGGCAGCAGCTGGACCGATGTGCTGGGCGGCATCCTCGGTGGCGGCGGCTCTTCCGGGACGCGCCGTGGCCGAATGACGACGAGTGAGGTCGTCGTGAAGCAGGTGGCCAGATCGGTCGCCTCCCAAGTCGGCAGCCAAATCGGCCGGGCGATTGTCCGCGGCGTGCTTGGCGGCCTTGGCGGCGGCCGGCGCTAA
- a CDS encoding ABC transporter substrate-binding protein, whose protein sequence is MRLLKSLVIAAAVFAAGGASAQQIQQLRVGFIPVMGAAQIFVAEGEGWNKQAGIAVNPVAFESGPNMIQTLSSGTLDVYVGGLAPLIVARSKGVDVRVVAATVVEEMGLAASATLAPYFDGRPAAEAIKAFHEKTGRKAKFATQPLGSGPNTTLQVWLWDVAKVSKDDAEVVEMGIDATQRAITTGAVEGGSIREPAWTIVQKQNPKVKLIATGKDMFPNFPGVVVAVLGSFADKNPKAVESLVRNVIRATALLKDKPEQAVKHVGAAFGKGLIPEDALLASLKSPQTQFTSDPRRIIEPTAKLQDYQVKFGALKKAESLDGLFDLAVYDRAASGK, encoded by the coding sequence ATGCGTCTCTTGAAGTCTCTTGTCATTGCCGCCGCCGTCTTTGCGGCCGGTGGGGCGTCCGCCCAGCAAATCCAGCAATTACGGGTTGGCTTCATCCCGGTGATGGGTGCGGCGCAGATTTTCGTCGCCGAAGGTGAGGGCTGGAACAAGCAGGCCGGCATTGCCGTCAATCCGGTTGCGTTCGAGTCCGGGCCGAACATGATCCAGACGCTCAGCTCCGGCACGCTCGACGTCTATGTCGGCGGCCTTGCGCCGCTCATCGTCGCGCGCTCGAAGGGCGTCGATGTCCGCGTGGTCGCAGCGACGGTCGTCGAGGAAATGGGCCTCGCCGCCAGCGCGACGCTCGCGCCGTATTTCGATGGTCGCCCCGCCGCCGAGGCCATCAAGGCCTTCCATGAGAAGACCGGTCGCAAGGCCAAGTTCGCGACCCAGCCGCTCGGCTCGGGCCCGAACACCACACTCCAGGTCTGGCTGTGGGACGTCGCCAAGGTCAGCAAGGATGATGCCGAGGTCGTCGAAATGGGCATCGACGCCACGCAGCGCGCGATCACGACCGGCGCCGTCGAAGGCGGTTCGATCCGCGAGCCGGCCTGGACCATCGTGCAGAAGCAGAATCCGAAAGTGAAGCTGATCGCGACCGGCAAGGACATGTTCCCGAATTTCCCGGGCGTCGTCGTCGCCGTGCTTGGCTCCTTCGCCGATAAGAATCCGAAGGCGGTCGAGAGCCTCGTGCGCAACGTCATCCGCGCGACCGCGCTGCTCAAGGACAAGCCCGAGCAGGCGGTCAAGCACGTCGGTGCCGCTTTCGGCAAAGGTCTGATCCCGGAGGACGCGCTGCTCGCCTCGCTGAAATCGCCGCAGACGCAGTTCACGTCGGATCCGCGCCGCATCATCGAGCCGACGGCGAAGCTCCAGGACTATCAGGTGAAGTTCGGTGCGTTGAAAAAGGCCGAGTCGCTTGACGGTCTGTTCGATCTTGCGGTTTATGACCGCGCAGCCTCGGGCAAGTGA
- a CDS encoding ABC transporter permease: MTRLRTAALSAFGFAAFLGIWELVPWLGLVPPSILPPPSALPEAFWRELTSGIWFSSLLTSLRNYVAGLAIGCLLGVGLGILTGLWPAMEATLAWVVRALRPIPGLAWVPFAILWFGIDPAAAIFIISTGVFWISYFAALGAVRSVDRELLELADAFGFRRADRKLVKVILPAAAPGILTGVRTALGQAWMAVVAAEIFGVPGLGQRMMQASNLLASDIVVVYMATMAAAYGLIDAGFVALQSWLLRWKR; encoded by the coding sequence GTGACTCGGTTAAGAACAGCGGCGCTTTCCGCCTTCGGATTTGCGGCCTTCCTCGGCATCTGGGAGCTGGTGCCGTGGCTTGGCCTCGTACCGCCGTCCATCCTGCCGCCGCCGAGCGCCCTGCCGGAGGCATTCTGGCGGGAGCTGACGTCCGGCATCTGGTTTTCGTCGCTGCTCACCAGCCTCCGCAATTATGTCGCCGGTCTTGCGATCGGCTGTCTGCTCGGCGTCGGCCTCGGCATCCTCACGGGCCTGTGGCCGGCGATGGAGGCGACCCTGGCCTGGGTGGTGCGCGCCCTGCGCCCCATCCCGGGCCTCGCCTGGGTGCCGTTCGCCATTCTCTGGTTCGGTATCGATCCGGCCGCGGCAATCTTCATCATCTCGACCGGCGTGTTCTGGATCTCGTATTTCGCCGCGCTCGGCGCGGTTCGCTCGGTCGATCGCGAACTGCTCGAGCTCGCCGATGCCTTCGGCTTCCGGCGCGCCGATCGCAAGCTCGTCAAGGTCATCCTGCCGGCGGCAGCGCCGGGCATACTGACAGGCGTGCGGACGGCGCTCGGTCAGGCCTGGATGGCGGTGGTCGCCGCCGAAATTTTCGGCGTGCCAGGTCTCGGCCAGCGCATGATGCAGGCTTCCAATCTGCTCGCGAGCGATATCGTCGTCGTCTATATGGCCACCATGGCGGCGGCCTACGGCCTCATCGATGCGGGCTTCGTCGCCCTCCAATCCTGGTTGCTGCGATGGAAGCGATAA
- a CDS encoding ABC transporter ATP-binding protein translates to MEAIIKLEQIGLAFQRDGRSTEVLRGLDLSIPAGHFVAVLGPSGVGKSTLLRVIAGLLPPSSGRVTLNCRKGGPLPVAMVFQDARLLPWRSVADNAGFGLEHGQVSRAVRREKIAAALELVGLAGFGERYPHELSGGQRQRVALARALAVDPDILLMDEPFAALDAMTRESLQDELARIHVETGKTVVFVTHSIDEAVYLADDIVVLDGKPAGLVANVAVPLARPRQRGLGDFPDVVSRIRAELFSTPVF, encoded by the coding sequence ATGGAAGCGATAATCAAACTCGAGCAGATCGGCCTGGCGTTCCAGCGGGACGGGCGCAGCACGGAAGTGCTGCGTGGCCTCGATCTCTCGATCCCGGCCGGCCACTTCGTCGCGGTGCTCGGTCCCTCGGGCGTCGGCAAATCGACCTTGTTGCGCGTCATCGCCGGCCTGCTGCCGCCGAGCAGCGGCCGCGTGACGTTGAACTGCCGCAAAGGCGGGCCGCTTCCGGTGGCGATGGTGTTTCAGGACGCGCGGCTTTTGCCGTGGCGCAGCGTTGCCGACAATGCCGGCTTCGGTCTCGAGCACGGCCAGGTCTCGCGCGCGGTGCGCCGAGAGAAGATTGCGGCGGCACTGGAACTGGTGGGGCTCGCCGGCTTTGGCGAGCGCTATCCGCACGAGCTGTCGGGCGGCCAGCGCCAGCGCGTCGCGCTCGCCCGTGCGCTCGCCGTCGACCCCGACATCCTCCTGATGGATGAGCCGTTCGCGGCGCTCGACGCCATGACCCGGGAGTCGTTGCAGGACGAACTCGCCCGCATTCACGTCGAGACCGGCAAGACCGTCGTCTTCGTCACGCATTCCATCGACGAGGCGGTTTACCTCGCCGATGACATCGTCGTTCTCGACGGCAAGCCCGCGGGTCTGGTCGCAAATGTTGCGGTGCCGCTGGCGCGCCCGCGCCAACGCGGCTTGGGCGATTTCCCCGATGTCGTCTCGCGCATCCGCGCCGAACTGTTCAGCACGCCGGTATTCTGA
- a CDS encoding NupC/NupG family nucleoside CNT transporter, producing the protein MLQMQSAFGAAVLIAFAWAISENRYAVRVKSAGAALIVTLVTAVVLLKVPQIAFAFEGLARGVDAVSAATRAGTSFVFGYIGGGAPPFDVKSPGSDFVLAFQALPIVLVMSVLTTLFFHWRILPPIVRGFSWALERSMGVSGAVGLSTAANIFLGMVEAPLFIKPYLNRLSRGELFMVMTGGMAGIAGTVFVLYATILRDVIPDVAGHMMIAALVGAPAALLISQLMVPVKPEEATDLGKVEIGRVADNTMDAIVRGTAAGVELLISITAMLLVLVALVHLANACLTVLPDLFGAPVTLQRMLGWVMAPVCWLMGIPWSQAVTAGSLMGIKTVLNEFIAYIAFAKLPADALDPRARLIMLYAMCGFANFGSLGIMIGGLSVMAPERRADIISLGAKSILSGTLTTCLMGAIVGVVS; encoded by the coding sequence ATGCTGCAAATGCAGTCGGCGTTCGGCGCCGCAGTGCTGATCGCTTTCGCCTGGGCGATCAGCGAGAACCGCTATGCGGTCCGGGTCAAAAGCGCCGGCGCCGCGCTCATCGTAACCCTCGTCACGGCGGTGGTACTTCTCAAGGTGCCGCAAATCGCCTTCGCGTTTGAAGGCCTGGCACGCGGGGTCGACGCGGTGAGCGCGGCAACGCGCGCAGGCACCTCCTTTGTATTCGGCTATATCGGCGGCGGCGCCCCTCCCTTCGACGTCAAGTCGCCCGGGAGCGATTTCGTGCTCGCCTTCCAGGCGCTGCCGATCGTCCTGGTGATGAGCGTGCTCACCACCTTGTTCTTCCATTGGCGCATCCTGCCACCGATCGTGCGCGGCTTCTCATGGGCGCTGGAGCGCAGCATGGGCGTCAGCGGTGCCGTCGGCCTGTCGACCGCCGCCAATATCTTCCTCGGCATGGTGGAGGCGCCGCTTTTCATCAAGCCGTATCTGAACCGGCTGTCGCGCGGCGAACTGTTCATGGTGATGACCGGCGGCATGGCCGGGATCGCCGGCACGGTGTTCGTGCTCTACGCGACCATCTTGCGCGACGTCATTCCGGATGTCGCCGGCCACATGATGATTGCCGCCCTCGTTGGCGCGCCTGCGGCCCTGTTGATCAGTCAGTTGATGGTGCCGGTCAAACCGGAAGAGGCGACCGATCTCGGCAAAGTGGAGATCGGACGCGTAGCCGACAACACGATGGATGCCATCGTGCGCGGCACCGCGGCCGGCGTCGAACTCTTGATCAGCATCACCGCGATGCTGCTGGTCCTCGTTGCGCTCGTCCATCTCGCCAATGCGTGCTTGACCGTATTGCCCGATCTCTTCGGCGCGCCGGTCACCTTGCAGCGCATGCTGGGCTGGGTGATGGCGCCGGTATGTTGGCTGATGGGCATCCCCTGGAGCCAGGCGGTCACGGCCGGCTCGCTGATGGGCATCAAGACCGTGCTCAATGAATTCATCGCCTACATCGCATTCGCCAAACTCCCGGCCGACGCGCTCGATCCCCGCGCGCGATTGATCATGCTCTATGCCATGTGCGGCTTTGCCAATTTCGGCTCGCTCGGCATCATGATCGGCGGCTTGTCGGTGATGGCGCCGGAACGCCGCGCCGACATCATCTCGCTCGGTGCGAAGTCGATCCTGTCGGGCACGCTGACAACCTGCCTCATGGGCGCGATCGTCGGCGTGGTCAGCTAG
- a CDS encoding Bug family tripartite tricarboxylate transporter substrate binding protein, producing MLLNHTIRRVLFAALFAGAVIPSGVSAQEWPTRPVRIVVPNGPGGGTDIVARILADYLSKSLNGTFIVENKPGAGATLGAEAVARAPADGYAALMMSNAHAVSGAGRPNLKYDPVKDFRMVSLVGTVPLVLVTAPDFPPKTVNELIAAAKAEPGKLNFASVGAGTSQHFAGELFRVQAGIDIKHVPYRTTPAVITGMLTNDVQMTFELVPAVQGQIAGGKLRALAVTSPERFPSMPDVPTIAESGLPYNVTSWYGLAFAAGTPDAIVQKMNKAMLAALSDPHIVEQIQKTGITPKGSTPDELEKHVTSEIAKWKKLIADAGITKLE from the coding sequence ATGCTTCTAAATCACACGATAAGACGCGTTCTATTTGCCGCGCTATTCGCCGGCGCCGTCATCCCGTCGGGCGTGTCGGCGCAAGAATGGCCGACGCGTCCGGTCCGCATCGTGGTACCCAACGGTCCCGGCGGCGGCACCGACATCGTGGCGCGCATCCTCGCCGATTATTTGTCGAAGTCGCTCAACGGCACGTTCATCGTCGAAAACAAACCCGGTGCCGGCGCAACGCTCGGTGCCGAGGCGGTCGCGCGCGCGCCGGCCGATGGCTACGCGGCACTCATGATGAGCAACGCGCACGCCGTCTCCGGTGCCGGCCGTCCGAACCTGAAATACGACCCTGTGAAAGATTTTCGCATGGTGTCGCTGGTCGGGACCGTGCCGCTCGTGCTCGTCACGGCGCCGGACTTCCCGCCGAAGACCGTCAACGAATTGATCGCGGCTGCCAAAGCCGAGCCAGGCAAGCTCAACTTCGCCAGCGTCGGCGCCGGCACGAGCCAGCACTTCGCCGGCGAGCTTTTCCGCGTGCAGGCCGGCATCGATATCAAGCATGTGCCATATCGCACGACGCCGGCCGTCATCACCGGCATGCTGACCAACGACGTGCAGATGACGTTCGAACTGGTCCCTGCCGTGCAGGGTCAGATCGCGGGCGGCAAGCTGCGGGCGTTGGCGGTGACTTCACCCGAACGCTTCCCGTCGATGCCGGACGTGCCGACGATTGCGGAAAGCGGCCTCCCCTACAACGTGACGAGCTGGTATGGTCTCGCTTTCGCGGCCGGCACGCCGGACGCGATCGTGCAGAAGATGAACAAGGCGATGCTTGCCGCGCTTTCCGATCCGCACATCGTCGAACAGATCCAGAAGACCGGCATCACGCCGAAGGGCTCGACGCCGGACGAGCTGGAGAAGCATGTCACCTCGGAAATCGCGAAGTGGAAGAAGCTGATCGCCGACGCCGGTATCACCAAGCTCGAGTGA
- a CDS encoding SDR family oxidoreductase, with the protein MTAKIALVTGAGTGVGRAVAIALAKAGYSLVLAGRRPEPLEQVAGEINAIGAQALTVPTDVSQRESIIKLFGVTKASFGRLDVLFNNAGIGAPPVPLEDLPFETWQQVVATNLTGMFLCTQEAIKIMKAQSPRGGRIINNGSISAHAPRPFSVAYTATKHAVTGLTKSTSLDCRQYDICCGQVDIGNAATPLTDRMVQGDGVLQPNGTKMIEPRMNADDVGNAVVYMAGLPLNTNVLFMTVMANTMPFVGRG; encoded by the coding sequence ATGACGGCGAAGATTGCGTTGGTGACCGGCGCGGGGACGGGCGTCGGTCGCGCGGTGGCGATTGCCTTGGCGAAGGCGGGTTACAGTCTGGTGCTGGCGGGCCGCCGTCCCGAGCCGCTCGAACAGGTGGCCGGTGAGATCAACGCCATTGGCGCGCAAGCGCTCACCGTGCCGACCGACGTGTCGCAGCGCGAGTCGATCATCAAACTGTTCGGAGTCACCAAAGCGAGCTTCGGCCGCCTCGACGTCCTGTTCAACAATGCGGGCATTGGCGCGCCGCCGGTGCCGCTCGAAGACCTGCCGTTCGAAACCTGGCAACAGGTGGTCGCGACCAATCTGACCGGCATGTTCCTGTGCACGCAGGAAGCCATCAAGATCATGAAAGCGCAAAGCCCGCGCGGCGGCCGCATCATCAACAACGGTTCGATTTCCGCGCACGCGCCACGGCCGTTTTCGGTCGCTTATACCGCGACCAAGCATGCCGTGACGGGACTGACGAAATCGACCTCGCTCGATTGCCGTCAATACGACATCTGCTGCGGCCAGGTCGATATCGGCAACGCCGCGACGCCGTTGACCGACCGCATGGTGCAAGGCGACGGCGTGTTGCAACCCAACGGCACGAAGATGATCGAGCCGCGCATGAATGCCGACGACGTCGGCAATGCAGTCGTCTATATGGCCGGCCTGCCGCTCAACACCAATGTGCTGTTCATGACGGTGATGGCGAATACCATGCCGTTCGTGGGACGCGGCTGA